Genomic window (Rossellomorea aquimaris):
TATTCTGACCCTTCTTCTTCATTATTTCTTTTATGCATAGGAGTGGCACGATGAGAATTGTTTCAATCTGTCCAAGTAATACAGAAATAATCGATTACCTCGGATTAACTCCATTCCTCGTAGGAGTGGATGATTACTCCGATTATCCTGAAGAGGTCCAATCACTTCCCCGGCTCGGACCGGATCTCTCCATAAATATGGATAAGTTAGAGTCCTTGGAGCCTGATTTGGTGTTTTCTTCGTTAAGTGTACCAGGAATGGAAAAAAACATAGAAAGTCTGGATAAGCGGAACATCCCCCACATTACGTTAAACCCTCAGAGCTTTTCTGATATAGCAGAAGATCTTTTAACGGTTGGAAAAGCGTGTGGAATCGAAGAACATGCCATGAAACGTCAGAGTGAATTTCTACAAACCGTAACACGCTTAAAAACGATTAGTTCCGGGGTTCACCATCCTCCATCTCTCTACTGGGAATGGTGGCCAAAGCCTGTTTTCACCCCTGGTAAGATCAACTGGTTGACCGAGTTGAGCGAGATGATCGGGGCACGAAATCTTTATGAGGATGTGGACCTGGCGAGTGTTCAAACGGATTGGGAAGATGTACGAAAGCGTGATCCCGACTATATCTGTCTTGCCTGGGTCGGCGTTCAGCAGAAACGGGTTAACCCTGATATCGTCAGGAATCGTCCAGGATGGAACGACATGAGAGCCGTTCAACTGGATCGAATCGTTGTCCTGGAAGAAGCCCTCTATTGCAGGCCGTCCCCTCTTCTATTAAAGGGAGCTGTCAAGCTTGCAGAAATGCTCCATCCAGAATTGTATGAAGAGGTCCAATGACGCTAAAAAGCACGCAGTTCAGTGAAACTGCGTGCTTTTCTTGATTATTCTTCTTTAGGCGATAAAATCTGCTGTCTAAACACCTGCATGGATTTATTTTCATTAAGAGCTACTAATTGCTGCTCGGATAACTCACCTGAACCCATCTGGATCACATATACATCCAGTGTCTGTTTACCCCATTCATTATATACATCATCCACAGTCTCATAATAGAGGTCCAGTCTATTCCCCTTAATAGCGCTCCCTTTATCGGCTACAACCCCATATCCATAATGGGGGATAAAAAGAATGGTACCAATAGGATAAACGGAAAGATCGGCTGCAATCGTAGAATATAAATCACGTTTCACTTTTACTCCTGAGTATGTAATTCCATACAGGGGATGTCCCGGATTCTTCCCGGTCGATTCAACCCCGGCTGTATAGCCTGTCGCTACAACATTATGCTTCGTATACTGATCCCAATCAACCGACTCTTCCAACGTTCTCGGTTCAACAGGTGTACTCGCAGAAATCTGAGTTTCAAAGCCTGCCAGCCTCTTAAGAAATTTAAGTGACAATCCTAAACGATTTGTCTGATGCTCTTTATAATTAAAATTGGTTTGATCACGGTCACCCTTGTCCATCAACCAGGTTTTAAAGGTTTGAGCCTCTACTCCGGAGACTGATTGAAAAGTAGTTCCCAATGCCAGGATGAACAAACTGACCATAACGAATCTCTTCGTCCATGTTTTAAACAAATTCATGTATTCACTCCTCCTACCTTTAATACTTCCCAACCAGGAGGAGATATATGCATAAATTGAGAAAAAAATCGAATAGTTTCAATATTTGGAAATTATTCAGGTTATAGTTTTAAGCGTTCCCTATAGATGAATTTCACCGCTCAAAGGCGACCTTGCAGTAGATATATCCTATTCTCACTTCAACTAGTATGTACAATTTCCGAAAAAAATCATATTAAAAAACCGTTCAACTTAGGGGAGATCCCTCGGTTAAACGGATGCGGTTAAAACATTCGATATCCTTTTGCTCTTAAAATTCTCATCACGACTCCTGAAAGAATCGCTCCTGCCAGCCCACTCCCTAAGATCACAAGATCGGCTACAGCCAAGTGGCTGATTTTCGTACCTAACTCAGAAAACGACTCGCCGGCATTTCGGAAATAATCTATAAAACGAACATCATCCACAATAAAAATGACGACAATAGGATAAATGATGGCCATAATCCACGTCATACGCAATAACATATTTAACAAAAAGCCTATTCCGAAAAATAGAACAAAAAATAGAAGCATCGAAATTAACATTACATGTATAGGCATTTTACCGTTTACACCTCCATAAACACTAAAGATTAGTGTACCCCGAGTGTAATGAAAGCGTCAATATTTTCAAGAAGATTTGTAGCTTATTCACAAAATAGACTTATATTTTACATCAGGAGATCATAAAAAAAACAGACCCAAATCAGGATCCGTACCTCCAATAGAAGTATCTAACTTCATCAGATCTGCTTTTTCATCTATCTCTTAGGGCTTATTTCTGTTTCCCACTGCCTCCGCAGCACGGACACGTTTCAGAACCACCCAATACTAGCTGAAAGTATCCTTTTCCTGAACAATAAAGACAGTATTTCGTTTTAGTACTTGCAGTAGCTCTCATAATTCCCTCTCCCTTTTCTTTAATTTCTTAATTTTCTGATAATATATCATCTATCTCTAATAAAGAAAAGGGACATGAGAGGGGATGTACCGTTAAGAAAGCGAATACATTTGTGTTTTTCTTTCATTATCTCTTTTTTTCTTAAAATTTACAGAATTTTATAAAAATAATTTGTACTGCGTGTAGGCGAAGTGGTCCCCTGGATTGATCCCTTCTATGGGGCTTAATATTTTTTGAACAGTCAATTGTTTAATCATCTCATGCACCATGACGGATGTTTTATCATCCTCCAATAATTCCTGAGGTGACTTCCACCCTACATCCCACAATTCTTTTTCTTCCATTTGAATAGAAGAAGTTTCCTTGTTTTCCAATAGAAAGATCAGCATGTTATCGCTGACATCATCTTGGATGACACCTGAGCGGACTCCTACAATCCCTTTGATGATTGTATGTAAACCTGTTTCCTCTCTTACTTCTCTGATTACCGCATCATCGACTGCTTCTCCCGGATTGACGAAACCAGCAGGCAGGGACCACATCCCTTTCAAACCGCTGTATTTCTTTTTCACCACAAGCCATTTACCATTCTCATCTATGACGAGTCCAGCCACCGCAAGCCAAACCTTGCCCCTTTTCACTCTCGAACACCTCCGTAACATTTCCCCACAATAAAAAGCAGAGCGGAAACCACCCTGCTTTTCACTATATGATTTAAGACTTAAAAGAACTTGAACTTACCTTTTTTGAAGACAAGTGATGGTCCACCAACCATGTAAAGCGCGCGGTTGTCGACTACTTTCTTCATGAAAGAAGCTTTTGTTCCGGTGATTTTCTTACCGTAAACGACACCGATTGCGTCGTCCTCACCAAGTGAACATACTGTTCCTTTGATGTCTGGAGTGAATTCTTCCAAGTGATCTTTACCATGCAGTAAAGCAGCAATGTTGCGGGCACATACTTCACCTTGCTGCATCGCGATTTGTGCAGTCGGCGGGTATGGACGCTCAGTTTCTTCATTGATCATAAGTGAACAGTCACCGATGATAAAGATGTTGTCATGACCTGGAGCGCGAAGATCTTTGTTGATTTTCACACGGGCACGCATGTTTTCGATTCCAGCTCTTTCGATGATGGAGTTACCGCGTACACCTGCAGCCCATACGATCGTACCAGCCTTGATTTCTTCTACTTCATCTTCACCTTTAGCGATTAAGACACTGTCAGCCTTCGCTTCTTTAAGTGGCGTTCCGATGTGGAATTCTACACCTTTTTTCTCAAGCTTGGCGCGCGCGTATTTCACTAGCTCAGGATCGAATCCAGGAAGGATCATCGGTGCAGCTTCCACGCACACAATGCGAACTTTCTTGCGATCGATATCATATTCATGACAAAGCTCAGGAACACGGTTACCTAATTCACCCAGGAATTCGATTCCAGTGAATCCTGCTCCTCCTACAATGATTGTAAGGCGGTCGTCTTTCTTCTCTTCTTCGTTTTTATACGTAGCAAATTGTAATTCAATATGCTCACGGATCTGACGTGCAGAGTTGATGTTCGAAATCATGAATGCATGCTCATGAAGACCCTGGATACCGAATGTCTCAGATTCTGCACCTAATGCAACAACAAGGTAATCGAATTCTACTACACCGTCACTTGTGATGACCTTCTTTTCTTCTACTTTAATGTCTTCAACAGTAGCTTGTAAGAAGTTTACTTTGCTTGTGTTGACAACATCTTTAATGTTGTAACGTACACGATCATGATGCAGTGTACCTGCAGAAGCTTCGTGTAACCAAGTGGTTTCGTAGTGATAATCATTTTTATTAACTAAAATAATTTCTGCTTCATTCGTGCCTAATTGCTTTTGAAGACGAGTTACCGTCATTAATCCACCATACCCTGCACCTAATACAACGATTCTTGGCTTTCTCAACTGAATCACATCCACCTTTTTTGATAAATTTGCTTTGGATACTCTTAGAGTCCTCCACATCATGCTTTTTTATCCCGTTCAATCTGATGCTATTACCTTTTTCCCTATACAAAAGAAACTGAAACAAATCAAACGAGATGCTTTCCTTCATTTAAGAGGAAAGTATTGTATGAAAAATAAATGAAAACGATAAACAAGAAAGTATGTGACGTATTTCACGAACTACTACATACTTATGCGAGAATTGTCATAAATTCTTAACATTATGCCTACATTACATAATATTCTTTTTACCATGCATTTTCAAGATATATATAGGAAATTGAAAACTTAAGAATATTCCGAAAAGCGGAGGCGGCTCGCCCAGGCCCGACAAGCATAAGGCGAGTACACCGGAAAGGCGTTCTTTGCCTTTTTGGTGTACTTGACTTATGACCTCGAGGGCCTAGCCGCCGGAGCTGGACAACTCGAAAAGCGGAGGCGGCTCGTTCAGAGGCGACAAGCATAAGACGAACCAGCCGGAAAGGCGTTCTTTGTCTTTTTGGCTGGTTTGACTTATGACCTCGAGCCTCTAGCCGCCGGAGCTGGACATCACCGAAAAGCGGAGGCGGCTCGCCCAGGCCCGACAAGCATAAGGCGAGTACACCGGAAAGGCGTTCTTTGCCTTTTTGGTGTACTCGCCTTATGACCTCGAGGGCCTAGCCGCCGGAGCTGGACAACTCGAAAAGCGGAGGCGGCTCGTTCAGAGGCGACAAGCATAAGACGAACCAGCCGGAAAGGCGTTCTTTGCCTTTTTGGCTGGTTTGACTTATGACCTCGAGCCTCTAGCCGCCGGAGCTGGACAACTCGAAAAACGGATAAGAATCCATTTCCCCCAAAAGTATGAAAACCACTCCCCGAAAAGACTGATTATTCTCAATTATAATTTCAATTACTGTGAAGAATCGATTGCTCTATGATAGAATAAATTAAAATGTAAAACATCTTAATTGTTGGAGGGATCTAGTTGAAGGAAGATCAAAAAGTGTATGATATTACAATCATAGGCGGCGGTCCTACAGGATTGTTTACGGCGTTCTATGGCGGCATGAGAAAAGCATCAGTTAAGATTATTGAAAGTTTACCACAACTCGGGGGCCAACTGGCTACTCTATATCCTGAGAAATACATATATGATGTTGCCGGTTTTCCTAAAGTGAAAGCCCAGGATCTTGTAAATAATTTAAAAGAGCAAATGGCTAAATTTGAGACGACGATTTGTCTTGAGCAAGCTGTTGAAGGTGTAGAAAAACAGGCTGATGGCATGTTTAAGCTCACAACCGATAAAGAAATTCATTTTTCTAGGACGATCATCATCACAGCAGGGAACGGTGCATTCCAACCTCGCCGCCTGGAACTTGAGCATGCATCTGAATTTGAAGGTAAGAATCTTCATTACTTTGTTGATAAACTGGAACATTTCAAAGGCAAGAAAGTTGTCATTTGTGGTGGTGGTGATTCTGCCGTTGATTGGGCGCTTATGCTTGAGCCGATTGCAGAAAAGGTCTACCTCGTTCACAGAAGAGATAAATTCAGAGCCCATGAACATAGTGTGGAGAATTTGCACAACTCAACCGTGGAACTGAAAACACCTTATGTTCCTTCAGAGCTGGTTGTCGATGAGAACAAAATCAATCAGCTGATTTTGGAAGAAACAAAGGGTGACGAGAAGGAGATTCTTGATCTCGATGAGCTGATCGTGAACTTTGGCTTTGTTTCATCTCTTGGTCCAATCAAAGATTGGGGACTGGAAATCGAAAAGAATTCAATCGTCGTTAACTCGAGAATGGAAACGAATATTCCAGGCATTTATGCAGCAGGTGATATCAGTACCTATGATGGGAAAGTCAAACTCATTGCCAGTGGATTTGGCGAAGCACCGACAGCGGTTAATAATGCCAAAGCTTATATGGATCCGAAAGCAAGAGTCCAACCGATGCACAGTACATCCATGTTTACAGACTAAAGCCCACTATGTGAGAGGTTCAGGATATTTATACCTGAGCCTCTTTTTTGTTGGCTCTATTCGTAAAGTTTGTTGCTATTGTAGAGGAGAAAGTAATAGTTGATTTCCGCTCCAGGATGCTCGCTTTCCGCGGGGCTGGCGGTGAGCCTCCGGGGTCTCACCGTCCAGCATAAACCTGGTTGACAAAGCCTTGGCAGATCTATATAGCCTTTTTATTTGAATGTAAACCTACAGCGGGGGATCCGGGAGAACATCACAAGTCAAAACATCAAAATTATTCCCGCTCTTAAGAAACAGAATATCCAATCGCAGAAATAATGTGTCAAACATTGATCCTGATTACACCTACCCATCAAATTGTTTATTTTAGCAGTGAATGGGTAGACCAATAATAGGATAAAAAAACTTAGATAAAGGATGATGGATGCATGAATGTACTAGTTATTGGAGCAAACGGTCATACTGGCCGACACATAGTGAAAGAACTTTCAAACAGCAGTCAACATTTTGTGAGAGCCATGATTCGAAAGACAGAGCAAGCCAAGGATATGGAAGACCTGGGGGCAAGACCGATTGTGGCGGATCTCGAACAGGACTTCTCCTACGCACTCGAAAATGTGAATGCCGTTATCTTTGCTGCTGGCAGCGGTGGTTCAACAGGAAACGATAAGACACTTGCAATCGATCAGGAAGGTGCAAAGAAAGCAGTGGATTATGCGAAGAAGATGGGGATTGAGCGCTTTGTGATGCTTAGCTCAATGGGTGCAGATAATCCGTCAAGCGGCCCGGATGCCCTACAGTTTTACTTAAAAGCAAAAGGGGCAGCGGATGCCCACTTGAAGGAAAGCGGTCTAAATTATACAATCATTCGACCTGGCTCCCTTTCATTCGATGAAGGGACAGGAAAGATTGAAGCTTCTACCTCCATTGAAGACAAAAGCAGGGACATATCCCGTGAAGATGTCGCGAAAGTACTCGTGGACTCCTTGACCATCGAAGAAACGAATCATAAAGTATTCGAAATCTTAAGCGGTGACACACCTGTTGAAGAAGCGCTAAAAAATATCCATTAATCATGAAAAAGGGACGGACCTCCAAAATGGAGGTCCGTCCCTCTTATTCATCAGCAATTCTCCGGTGTACCCTTATTCGTCGCCGTCACGAACGATGAACCGCATCCGCATGAAGCGATGGCATTCGGATTGTCGATGGTGAATCCGCCGCCCATCATGGACTGCTTGTAATCTATTTTGGTACCGTTCAAAATAGCAGCATCATTTTTGGCTACAACAAGCTTGATTCCATGCTGTTCCAGTGTTGTATCCCCATCTTGAAGCTCATGTTCAAATCCCATACCGTAAGAAAGGCCGCTACAGCCTCCCCCTTTAACCGCTACTCGTAACATGGCATCTGTTTCGTCATGTTCCTTCATCATATCTTTAATCTGAAGGGCCGCGGCTTCTGTCAGAATGACTACTTCACTCATTCA
Coding sequences:
- a CDS encoding cobalamin-binding protein, yielding MRIVSICPSNTEIIDYLGLTPFLVGVDDYSDYPEEVQSLPRLGPDLSINMDKLESLEPDLVFSSLSVPGMEKNIESLDKRNIPHITLNPQSFSDIAEDLLTVGKACGIEEHAMKRQSEFLQTVTRLKTISSGVHHPPSLYWEWWPKPVFTPGKINWLTELSEMIGARNLYEDVDLASVQTDWEDVRKRDPDYICLAWVGVQQKRVNPDIVRNRPGWNDMRAVQLDRIVVLEEALYCRPSPLLLKGAVKLAEMLHPELYEEVQ
- a CDS encoding 3D domain-containing protein codes for the protein MNLFKTWTKRFVMVSLFILALGTTFQSVSGVEAQTFKTWLMDKGDRDQTNFNYKEHQTNRLGLSLKFLKRLAGFETQISASTPVEPRTLEESVDWDQYTKHNVVATGYTAGVESTGKNPGHPLYGITYSGVKVKRDLYSTIAADLSVYPIGTILFIPHYGYGVVADKGSAIKGNRLDLYYETVDDVYNEWGKQTLDVYVIQMGSGELSEQQLVALNENKSMQVFRQQILSPKEE
- a CDS encoding YuiB family protein produces the protein MPIHVMLISMLLFFVLFFGIGFLLNMLLRMTWIMAIIYPIVVIFIVDDVRFIDYFRNAGESFSELGTKISHLAVADLVILGSGLAGAILSGVVMRILRAKGYRMF
- a CDS encoding YuiA family protein; amino-acid sequence: MRATASTKTKYCLYCSGKGYFQLVLGGSETCPCCGGSGKQK
- a CDS encoding NUDIX hydrolase encodes the protein MLRRCSRVKRGKVWLAVAGLVIDENGKWLVVKKKYSGLKGMWSLPAGFVNPGEAVDDAVIREVREETGLHTIIKGIVGVRSGVIQDDVSDNMLIFLLENKETSSIQMEEKELWDVGWKSPQELLEDDKTSVMVHEMIKQLTVQKILSPIEGINPGDHFAYTQYKLFL
- a CDS encoding NAD(P)/FAD-dependent oxidoreductase gives rise to the protein MRKPRIVVLGAGYGGLMTVTRLQKQLGTNEAEIILVNKNDYHYETTWLHEASAGTLHHDRVRYNIKDVVNTSKVNFLQATVEDIKVEEKKVITSDGVVEFDYLVVALGAESETFGIQGLHEHAFMISNINSARQIREHIELQFATYKNEEEKKDDRLTIIVGGAGFTGIEFLGELGNRVPELCHEYDIDRKKVRIVCVEAAPMILPGFDPELVKYARAKLEKKGVEFHIGTPLKEAKADSVLIAKGEDEVEEIKAGTIVWAAGVRGNSIIERAGIENMRARVKINKDLRAPGHDNIFIIGDCSLMINEETERPYPPTAQIAMQQGEVCARNIAALLHGKDHLEEFTPDIKGTVCSLGEDDAIGVVYGKKITGTKASFMKKVVDNRALYMVGGPSLVFKKGKFKFF
- a CDS encoding NAD(P)/FAD-dependent oxidoreductase: MKEDQKVYDITIIGGGPTGLFTAFYGGMRKASVKIIESLPQLGGQLATLYPEKYIYDVAGFPKVKAQDLVNNLKEQMAKFETTICLEQAVEGVEKQADGMFKLTTDKEIHFSRTIIITAGNGAFQPRRLELEHASEFEGKNLHYFVDKLEHFKGKKVVICGGGDSAVDWALMLEPIAEKVYLVHRRDKFRAHEHSVENLHNSTVELKTPYVPSELVVDENKINQLILEETKGDEKEILDLDELIVNFGFVSSLGPIKDWGLEIEKNSIVVNSRMETNIPGIYAAGDISTYDGKVKLIASGFGEAPTAVNNAKAYMDPKARVQPMHSTSMFTD
- a CDS encoding SDR family oxidoreductase → MNVLVIGANGHTGRHIVKELSNSSQHFVRAMIRKTEQAKDMEDLGARPIVADLEQDFSYALENVNAVIFAAGSGGSTGNDKTLAIDQEGAKKAVDYAKKMGIERFVMLSSMGADNPSSGPDALQFYLKAKGAADAHLKESGLNYTIIRPGSLSFDEGTGKIEASTSIEDKSRDISREDVAKVLVDSLTIEETNHKVFEILSGDTPVEEALKNIH
- a CDS encoding iron-sulfur cluster assembly accessory protein; amino-acid sequence: MSEVVILTEAAALQIKDMMKEHDETDAMLRVAVKGGGCSGLSYGMGFEHELQDGDTTLEQHGIKLVVAKNDAAILNGTKIDYKQSMMGGGFTIDNPNAIASCGCGSSFVTATNKGTPENC